A single Bacteroidota bacterium DNA region contains:
- a CDS encoding tetratricopeptide repeat protein, which translates to MNWNKSQPEDDNQHDNEQGACVKRYKEMLDKKESYFFDTEELLEIYDYYFHELDYAKALEVCLYAQEMHPGAHTFELKRAAALFKLGKEAQAMDIINNFEALWPDEHELHLLKAHIFLNRENPLGAIESFKKALINAEEKAPIYHDLAFASADTGDCEQAVRYMKLYISSGTNDYFLSQQFVIWLAATLKLDEGILFFEKILDEDPYNLDAWIAKGLIYKELEDYTAAIDAYSYPIAVEENNIAALGETADCYFALDQYKDALLYYERAANINPDNPIYWYHIGECFEWMGDHNAAKMNYQRCIKLNQNFPAAWYSMGMVLSLNFKWFEASHYYKKAVELEPDNAEFWFALGDCQSNLNHYKEACECYENVIGLDPAHEIIWLEYSILLYENNEPERALEVISEGIKYFPDNADFQYQCCGMLYENGYLKESYQMLEFALSNDFETHTQLFEIIPGIKSDKNIMTIIEQYRK; encoded by the coding sequence ATGAATTGGAACAAAAGCCAGCCGGAGGATGATAACCAGCACGACAATGAGCAGGGAGCATGTGTGAAGAGATACAAGGAGATGCTCGATAAGAAGGAATCCTACTTTTTTGATACCGAGGAACTTCTTGAAATTTACGACTATTACTTTCACGAACTAGATTATGCGAAAGCGTTGGAGGTATGTCTTTATGCACAAGAGATGCATCCGGGTGCTCATACCTTTGAGTTGAAACGTGCAGCTGCCTTATTTAAATTGGGCAAAGAAGCACAAGCCATGGATATCATAAATAATTTTGAAGCACTCTGGCCAGATGAGCACGAATTACATTTACTAAAGGCACACATTTTTCTTAACCGCGAAAACCCATTGGGAGCCATTGAGTCTTTTAAGAAAGCACTTATTAATGCCGAAGAAAAAGCCCCTATATATCATGACCTTGCTTTTGCAAGTGCCGATACCGGAGACTGCGAACAGGCAGTTAGGTATATGAAATTATATATTAGCAGTGGCACCAACGACTATTTTCTTTCGCAACAATTTGTAATTTGGCTTGCAGCAACTCTTAAACTTGATGAAGGTATTTTGTTTTTCGAAAAAATACTTGACGAAGATCCTTATAATCTGGACGCTTGGATTGCAAAAGGCCTGATTTATAAAGAACTTGAAGACTATACCGCTGCAATTGATGCATATAGTTATCCCATAGCTGTTGAAGAGAATAATATTGCAGCATTAGGAGAAACAGCAGATTGCTACTTTGCACTTGATCAATATAAAGATGCACTGTTGTACTATGAAAGAGCTGCAAATATTAACCCTGATAATCCTATATATTGGTATCACATTGGTGAATGCTTTGAATGGATGGGAGATCATAATGCGGCAAAAATGAATTATCAGCGTTGTATTAAGCTGAATCAAAATTTTCCTGCCGCATGGTATAGTATGGGCATGGTGTTATCTCTTAATTTTAAGTGGTTCGAAGCTTCGCACTATTATAAAAAAGCAGTAGAGCTAGAACCTGACAATGCCGAATTTTGGTTTGCACTTGGCGATTGTCAATCGAATTTAAATCATTACAAAGAGGCTTGCGAGTGCTACGAAAATGTTATTGGCCTTGATCCGGCACATGAAATTATATGGTTAGAGTATAGCATTTTGCTATACGAAAATAATGAGCCAGAACGTGCTTTGGAAGTCATTTCGGAGGGTATCAAGTATTTTCCTGACAATGCAGACTTTCAATATCAATGCTGTGGAATGCTGTACGAAAATGGATATCTAAAAGAGTCATATCAAATGCTTGAATTTGCGCTCTCAAATGATTTCGAAACGCATACGCAATTGTTCGAAATAATTCCGGGAATAAAGTCTGATAAAAATATAATGACAATTATTGAACAGTACAGAAAATAG
- a CDS encoding EamA family transporter, with protein MKWILLTILTVIWGSSFVLIKEGLLTFSPIEVAGLRMIFASSVLLPFIFRSVAKIPAGKWKWLLASGMVGNCIPAVLFTLAESRINSTTAGMLNALSPLFTLLIAFAVFKNKTRSNQWLGVLIGMLGALALIYFQPKGDKFIADPYAWYVVLACVGYGASVNIIRNHFGGLSVMHAAGFALSFAAIPYVIYFLIHPVAHKISFEGTGLRSLLAVAALGMVGSSVATVLFNSLVKKSSALFAASVTYLMPFVSVVLGIWYGEIVNMAQLISLALILGGVYIISRKPKEQAR; from the coding sequence ATGAAGTGGATATTGTTGACTATACTTACAGTTATATGGGGAAGCTCATTTGTATTGATTAAGGAAGGGTTACTAACTTTTTCTCCTATTGAAGTAGCAGGCTTGCGTATGATTTTCGCTTCGTCCGTATTGCTCCCGTTTATATTCAGATCTGTTGCAAAAATTCCAGCAGGCAAGTGGAAGTGGCTGTTAGCTTCAGGAATGGTAGGCAATTGTATTCCTGCGGTATTATTTACGTTGGCAGAATCGCGTATCAATAGCACTACAGCAGGCATGCTTAATGCGTTAAGCCCTTTATTTACTTTACTTATTGCCTTTGCTGTTTTTAAAAATAAAACACGCAGCAATCAATGGTTGGGTGTGCTTATTGGTATGTTAGGCGCTCTGGCTTTAATTTACTTTCAACCAAAGGGCGATAAGTTTATTGCCGATCCGTATGCCTGGTATGTAGTACTTGCTTGTGTAGGTTATGGCGCAAGTGTAAATATTATCAGAAATCATTTTGGGGGCCTCAGCGTTATGCATGCTGCCGGATTTGCTCTTTCCTTTGCTGCTATTCCTTATGTGATTTATTTTTTAATTCATCCTGTTGCACATAAAATCTCTTTTGAAGGAACCGGTTTGCGCTCCTTGCTTGCTGTCGCTGCTCTGGGCATGGTGGGCTCAAGTGTAGCCACCGTTTTATTTAATTCACTTGTGAAAAAATCTTCAGCATTATTTGCTGCTTCGGTCACCTACCTCATGCCTTTTGTTTCGGTAGTCCTGGGTATTTGGTATGGCGAAATTGTAAACATGGCACAACTTATTAGCCTAGCTTTAATTTTAGGTGGCGTTTATATTATTAGCAGAAAACCTAAGGAGCAAGCACGTTAA
- a CDS encoding DUF4249 domain-containing protein: MIASLFIFVSCEKDITVDLPAGKAQVVIEAYVEPGLPPYAYLSRSAGYFDPIDSAALSALLIKDAVVLISDGVSTDTMKAVAPELGYLYMALNMVGVTERRYTITVTTKEGEKVEAYATLPKPVVLDSVYFKVYGNLDSLGFAYGYLRDPDTAGNAYRWFAKRPSKDDVFLTPFGSVFEDKFINGTGIEFGFSRPTLPNSVEPDTGIERGFYKRGDTIIVKFCTIDADAFNFWRSAETQSGNNGNPFSSVAFIKSNVKGGLGFFTGYGASYDTIYAK, translated from the coding sequence TTGATAGCTTCGCTATTTATTTTCGTTTCGTGCGAAAAGGATATAACCGTTGACTTACCTGCCGGCAAGGCTCAGGTAGTTATAGAGGCTTATGTAGAGCCTGGATTGCCTCCGTATGCATATTTATCGCGCTCTGCAGGATATTTTGATCCCATTGATAGCGCTGCACTGTCCGCCTTGCTTATCAAGGATGCAGTCGTATTAATTTCGGATGGTGTGAGCACTGATACCATGAAAGCTGTTGCCCCTGAATTGGGTTATTTATATATGGCATTAAACATGGTTGGAGTAACCGAAAGAAGGTATACCATTACCGTAACAACCAAAGAAGGTGAAAAAGTTGAGGCTTATGCAACCTTGCCAAAGCCGGTAGTGCTCGATAGCGTTTATTTCAAAGTTTATGGAAATTTAGATAGTCTGGGCTTTGCCTATGGCTATCTGAGAGACCCTGATACTGCAGGCAATGCTTATCGTTGGTTTGCCAAAAGGCCAAGTAAGGATGATGTTTTCTTAACTCCATTTGGAAGTGTTTTCGAAGACAAGTTTATTAATGGTACCGGTATCGAATTTGGCTTTTCGCGTCCTACATTGCCCAATAGTGTTGAGCCCGACACAGGTATTGAACGCGGATTTTATAAACGTGGCGATACTATTATTGTAAAGTTTTGTACCATTGATGCTGATGCGTTTAATTTTTGGCGCAGTGCCGAAACCCAATCTGGCAATAATGGCAATCCATTTTCTTCGGTAGCATTTATTAAGTCAAATGTGAAAGGTGGCCTCGGGTTTTTTACCGGTTATGGGGCCAGCTACGATACGATTTATGCAAAGTAG
- a CDS encoding transporter, giving the protein MWLFVFHLTQSSCTRVATYTNRPPRPNRNQLFGACGAFSIEMGFNYEQVTASVTNFVVPTVLWKYGVNSNFELRAITELISSNTSKRNQTGLNPLGVGFKAKLSEAKGWVPMTSFIGHIYIPQTATPEFATNSFASDFRFTLQHALTPKLNIGYNLGAEWDGNSSEATFIYTLTTAYSFNDFLGGYIEVFGFVPDQSKASHLVDGGLTFLLTRDMQLDISGGYKLSDNAPDFYGSLGFSMRLPR; this is encoded by the coding sequence TTGTGGTTGTTTGTTTTTCACCTTACTCAGTCTTCATGCACAAGAGTTGCCACCTATACAAACAGACCGCCCCGACCAAACCGAAACCAGCTATTTGGTGCCTGCGGGGCATTTTCAATCGAAATGGGCTTCAACTATGAGCAAGTTACTGCCAGTGTTACCAACTTTGTTGTTCCAACCGTTTTGTGGAAATATGGTGTAAATTCAAATTTCGAATTAAGGGCTATTACCGAATTGATTAGCTCTAATACCAGTAAACGCAATCAAACCGGATTAAATCCCTTAGGGGTTGGATTTAAGGCAAAGCTTAGCGAAGCAAAGGGCTGGGTTCCCATGACATCGTTCATTGGTCACATTTACATTCCTCAAACTGCAACACCTGAGTTTGCAACCAATTCATTTGCCAGCGATTTTCGTTTTACCTTGCAACATGCACTTACTCCAAAACTAAATATTGGATACAACCTGGGCGCAGAGTGGGATGGCAATTCCAGTGAGGCAACATTTATTTATACACTCACTACAGCTTATTCCTTTAATGATTTTTTAGGTGGATATATTGAAGTTTTTGGTTTTGTTCCTGATCAATCAAAAGCATCGCATTTGGTAGATGGTGGGTTAACCTTCTTGCTTACCCGAGACATGCAACTCGATATTAGTGGGGGTTACAAGTTGTCAGATAATGCGCCTGATTTTTATGGTAGTCTTGGTTTTTCAATGCGGCTTCCCAGGTAA
- a CDS encoding TonB-dependent receptor: protein MNTSLYDMHMVRVLMTDYSDTKKVKYNAGSELQLDAARGARLRNNFQEFNSISAFGNIEFTMLSKVVVRPSVRVSHNSRFGNPVTPSLHLRINPAKNTIARVSVARGFRAPSLKELDINFIDANHNITGNNNLQPEQALNMQANITKVWYAKTVSFEAGINSFYNMIENLITLGLTDPLFFKYTYINSGSFRNYGAGARVGARSNLWQSTISFNMVGNSGLMNQEVYYSPEFAATAGCNNQNYGLEINAFFKVNGVSRVIALSNIGESALTRSGAFSMFDIIAAKSLFNNHLKIVCGVKNILDVTNIVNSTAAALPHGGGPITPVAMGRNYMLELRYEFNKKKN, encoded by the coding sequence GTGAATACTAGTCTGTATGATATGCATATGGTGCGTGTTCTTATGACCGACTATTCTGATACAAAAAAGGTAAAGTATAATGCAGGAAGCGAGTTGCAACTGGATGCCGCAAGAGGCGCTCGTTTGCGCAATAATTTTCAGGAGTTTAATTCCATTTCGGCATTTGGCAATATTGAGTTTACTATGTTAAGCAAGGTGGTGGTTAGGCCTTCAGTACGTGTGTCACACAACTCTAGATTTGGAAACCCAGTAACTCCATCGTTACATCTGCGCATCAATCCGGCTAAGAACACAATTGCTCGCGTTTCTGTTGCCAGGGGTTTCAGGGCGCCATCGCTAAAGGAACTGGATATCAATTTTATCGATGCCAATCATAACATAACGGGCAATAATAATTTGCAACCAGAGCAAGCATTAAACATGCAGGCAAATATTACCAAGGTGTGGTATGCTAAAACGGTATCGTTTGAGGCAGGAATAAATTCTTTTTACAACATGATTGAAAATCTGATTACGCTTGGCTTAACTGACCCCTTATTTTTTAAATATACGTATATAAATAGTGGCAGCTTTCGTAACTATGGAGCAGGAGCAAGGGTAGGCGCCCGAAGTAATCTTTGGCAGTCGACTATTTCTTTTAACATGGTGGGCAATTCAGGATTAATGAATCAAGAAGTTTATTATTCTCCTGAGTTTGCAGCAACAGCCGGTTGCAATAATCAGAATTATGGTTTAGAAATCAACGCATTTTTTAAAGTAAATGGAGTGTCAAGGGTAATTGCTTTGAGTAACATAGGTGAGTCGGCATTGACAAGGTCGGGTGCATTTTCGATGTTCGATATCATTGCAGCAAAGAGTTTATTTAACAACCATTTGAAAATCGTTTGTGGAGTAAAAAATATTTTGGACGTTACTAATATTGTTAATTCAACAGCGGCCGCCCTACCTCATGGTGGTGGACCTATCACTCCTGTAGCAATGGGAAGAAATTACATGCTTGAATTGCGTTACGAATTCAATAAAAAGAAAAATTGA
- a CDS encoding homogentisate 1,2-dioxygenase, whose protein sequence is MPQYHKLGNIPPKRHTQFRKPDGGLYAEELFSTHGFSNVYSLIYHCHPPTLVKSIAEPMDVTPKVAYMRSLKHQSFLGFDVPAKDDYLDARTPLLLNNDLTISLAAPRLSMTDYFYKNGDSDEMIFVHKGTGELNTLYGTLTFGYGDYIIIPRGTIYQIKFNTTENRLLIVDSHSPIETPRRYRNEYGQYEEHAPYCERDIRKPENLKTFDEQGDFLIKIKKENQMYPYIYATHPFDAIGWDGNHYPWAFSIHDFEPITGRVHMPPPIHQTFEAHNYVICSFVPRLYDYHPLSIPVPYNHSNIDSDEVLYYVDGDFMSRKHVEKGQITLHPGGIPHGPHPGTVEKSLGQKETKELAVMIDTFKPLWVTEDALKIYDDSYHQSWLS, encoded by the coding sequence ATGCCACAGTATCATAAATTAGGAAACATACCTCCCAAGCGTCACACCCAATTCAGAAAACCCGATGGTGGATTGTATGCTGAAGAATTATTCAGTACACATGGGTTTAGCAATGTCTATTCACTTATTTACCATTGCCATCCTCCTACTCTTGTAAAATCAATTGCCGAACCGATGGATGTAACGCCAAAGGTAGCCTATATGCGCAGCCTGAAACATCAGAGTTTTCTGGGTTTTGATGTACCTGCAAAGGACGACTATTTGGATGCACGCACCCCCTTGCTATTGAATAACGACCTCACCATTTCGTTGGCTGCACCGCGCCTATCCATGACCGACTATTTTTATAAAAATGGTGATAGTGATGAAATGATTTTTGTTCATAAAGGAACTGGCGAGTTAAATACATTGTATGGAACGCTCACTTTTGGATATGGAGATTATATCATTATTCCACGCGGAACTATATATCAGATAAAGTTTAATACAACAGAAAACAGGTTATTGATAGTAGATTCACATTCGCCCATAGAAACGCCCCGGAGGTATCGCAATGAATATGGTCAGTATGAAGAACATGCTCCTTATTGCGAGCGTGATATACGCAAACCTGAAAATCTGAAGACCTTTGACGAGCAAGGTGACTTTTTAATCAAGATTAAAAAGGAAAATCAGATGTATCCCTATATTTATGCTACACATCCATTTGATGCCATTGGCTGGGATGGAAATCATTATCCATGGGCATTTAGCATACATGATTTTGAACCAATTACAGGAAGAGTGCATATGCCACCCCCTATTCATCAAACATTCGAAGCACATAATTATGTAATATGTTCTTTTGTTCCAAGGCTTTATGATTATCATCCATTATCAATACCCGTTCCTTATAACCATAGCAATATTGACAGTGACGAAGTATTGTATTATGTTGATGGAGATTTTATGAGCCGCAAACACGTAGAGAAAGGACAGATAACGTTGCATCCCGGAGGTATTCCTCATGGCCCGCATCCGGGCACAGTAGAAAAAAGTTTAGGACAAAAAGAAACAAAGGAACTAGCCGTAATGATAGATACCTTTAAGCCACTGTGGGTTACAGAAGATGCATTGAAAATATACGATGATAGCTATCACCAATCGTGGTTAAGCTAA
- a CDS encoding YitT family protein gives MLAIFIRSVFKKLSQLKGEPIANLNSDKAKKAYHAFQVSLKSEIKSALFIATGVVSAAFGLKGFLLSNNFIDGGATGISLLFSLVFKIPFSLLIVVINMPFVYLGYRLLGKSFAIKTISAIALLALSVAVIDFPLVTNDNLLIAIFGGFFLGAGIGFAMRGGAVIDGTEVLAIYLSKKLSTSVGDIIIVINVLIFGSAAYLLSVETAMYSMITYLSASKTLDFIVEGIEEYIGVTIVSEQHEEIRKMIVETMGRGVTILHGKRGYGKHGERFDVEIIYTVITRLELSKLNNEIAKIAPEAFVVMSSVKDTKGGIVKKRPLKH, from the coding sequence ATGTTAGCAATTTTTATACGAAGCGTTTTTAAAAAGTTATCACAGCTTAAAGGTGAACCTATAGCTAACCTCAATTCAGACAAGGCTAAAAAGGCATATCACGCCTTTCAGGTTTCGTTAAAAAGCGAAATAAAGAGTGCCCTCTTTATTGCTACCGGAGTCGTTTCGGCTGCATTTGGTTTAAAGGGTTTTTTATTAAGCAATAATTTTATTGATGGTGGGGCTACCGGAATTTCGTTGCTTTTTTCTTTGGTATTTAAAATTCCTTTTTCGCTGCTAATAGTAGTCATTAACATGCCCTTTGTCTACTTAGGATACCGTTTATTAGGCAAATCATTTGCTATTAAAACGATTAGCGCGATAGCGCTGCTGGCCTTATCAGTAGCTGTTATCGATTTTCCTTTGGTAACCAATGATAATTTACTCATAGCCATTTTTGGCGGTTTTTTTCTTGGCGCTGGAATCGGGTTTGCCATGCGTGGAGGCGCAGTTATAGATGGAACCGAGGTGCTTGCTATTTATTTGAGTAAAAAGTTGAGTACCTCAGTTGGCGATATTATTATCGTTATCAACGTGCTGATATTTGGCTCAGCTGCATATTTGCTTTCTGTTGAAACGGCCATGTACTCAATGATTACCTATCTATCTGCTAGCAAGACTCTTGATTTTATTGTGGAAGGTATTGAAGAGTATATTGGAGTAACCATTGTTTCTGAGCAACATGAAGAAATCAGAAAAATGATAGTTGAAACCATGGGTAGGGGAGTTACCATACTACATGGCAAGCGAGGTTATGGTAAGCATGGCGAGAGATTTGATGTGGAAATTATTTACACGGTGATAACTAGGCTCGAACTAAGCAAACTAAACAACGAGATTGCGAAGATTGCCCCGGAGGCATTTGTTGTTATGAGTAGCGTAAAAGATACCAAAGGCGGAATTGTAAAAAAGCGACCATTAAAGCATTAA
- a CDS encoding phosphosulfolactate synthase encodes MVMDKGLSATEAANLAEAGSPYIDILKLGFGSALVTPNLEKKLDVYRQNKIPVYFGGTMFEAFVYRGKFDDYMRLLDKYKITHAEVSDGSITLNHDLKCEYISRLAKNYTVVSEVGSKEEGILIHPNLWIKMMLTEMEAGSWKVIAEARESGNVGIYRPNGKAHVVLINKIVNKVKEENIIWEAPQKAQQAYFVKLFGADVNLGNIAPNEIIALETLRIGLRSDTFFQFVDKN; translated from the coding sequence ATGGTTATGGATAAGGGCCTTAGTGCTACTGAAGCCGCTAATCTTGCAGAGGCTGGTAGTCCTTATATCGATATTTTAAAGTTGGGTTTTGGTAGTGCATTGGTTACACCAAACCTTGAGAAAAAACTTGACGTATACCGGCAAAACAAAATTCCTGTTTATTTTGGAGGTACCATGTTTGAGGCCTTTGTGTATCGTGGTAAGTTTGATGATTACATGCGTTTGCTTGACAAGTACAAGATTACACATGCCGAAGTTAGCGATGGCAGCATAACCCTCAATCATGATTTGAAATGCGAATATATTAGCCGACTTGCTAAGAATTATACTGTGGTATCGGAAGTAGGAAGCAAAGAAGAAGGCATATTGATTCATCCCAACTTATGGATTAAGATGATGCTAACCGAGATGGAAGCCGGCTCGTGGAAGGTGATTGCCGAAGCACGCGAAAGTGGTAATGTAGGAATTTACAGACCCAACGGAAAAGCGCATGTGGTGCTGATTAATAAAATAGTGAATAAGGTTAAAGAAGAGAACATAATTTGGGAAGCACCTCAAAAAGCACAACAAGCTTATTTTGTAAAATTGTTTGGTGCCGATGTTAACTTAGGAAACATTGCCCCCAATGAGATTATTGCACTTGAAACGCTGCGGATAGGCTTACGCAGCGACACATTTTTTCAGTTTGTGGATAAAAATTAA
- a CDS encoding SDR family NAD(P)-dependent oxidoreductase, which yields MPIALITGATAGIGKACAYKFAQHGYDLIITGRRIDRLEAVASDIRTNFDNRIMTLNFDVRHQKEVEEAINSLSFNFKEIDILINSAGLASGLSNIQDGDIADWDKMIDTNVKGLLYVSRAVMPLMIKRKHGHIINLGSIAGKETYAKGNVYCATKYAVDSISKAMRIDLLPHHIKVTNITPGAVETEFSLVRFSGDAAKAKSVYAGYEPLTADDIADTIFFAASRPVNVVINDIVITPLAQANTAYLMRSTT from the coding sequence ATGCCAATAGCATTAATAACAGGTGCCACAGCTGGAATAGGAAAAGCATGTGCATATAAATTTGCACAACATGGATATGATTTGATTATTACTGGTCGCAGGATTGACCGGTTAGAGGCAGTTGCCTCAGATATACGCACCAATTTTGACAATCGAATAATGACACTCAATTTTGATGTTCGTCATCAAAAAGAGGTAGAAGAAGCCATCAACAGCCTTTCGTTCAATTTTAAAGAAATTGATATACTTATAAATAGTGCAGGCCTTGCCAGTGGCCTATCAAACATACAAGACGGAGATATTGCTGATTGGGATAAAATGATTGATACGAATGTAAAAGGTTTGTTGTATGTGTCGCGGGCAGTTATGCCATTAATGATTAAGCGTAAGCACGGTCATATTATTAATTTGGGAAGTATAGCCGGCAAAGAAACTTATGCCAAAGGCAATGTATATTGCGCAACAAAATATGCTGTTGACAGCATTAGCAAAGCTATGCGTATTGATTTGCTACCTCATCATATAAAAGTAACCAATATAACCCCGGGTGCTGTTGAAACCGAATTTAGTTTGGTACGTTTTAGTGGTGACGCAGCAAAAGCAAAATCTGTTTATGCCGGTTATGAGCCTTTAACAGCCGATGATATTGCTGATACTATTTTCTTTGCTGCATCGCGTCCGGTTAATGTTGTAATTAATGATATTGTGATAACTCCGCTTGCACAGGCAAACACGGCTTACCTTATGCGATCAACCACCTGA
- a CDS encoding acyloxyacyl hydrolase has protein sequence MKGTVVNGMRLGLLIVCMPLCLKAQVVTPANIAAQLHYGFLIAHRPSMAHMQEEHSKGLELSFTLNTSGNKPWQRLYGFPEIGVSYIVLSTGSKEHLGNAHALYPFINFGIIKNKNYKLCWRLGYGFGYIEKTFSEKDNYKNNAIGSHLNAGVNVRIKQDITLSRNCFLTTDVGISHWSNGSVRTPNLGINIATASVGFRYQFGKFVLDTITRPYSQNKKGISILIGGFPKEVYPAGNRRFFAATLNTSYEFGKKLKHKWAVGADYMYDNSLAYRLTNSQPELGMMEANSRIGIHAAYIQRFDKMEIWLQQGYYLYNKMEEDSKNLFQIYGLRYYVYQKWFAAVNLKTHFAKADYIELGIGKKIEW, from the coding sequence ATGAAAGGCACGGTGGTAAATGGTATGCGCTTAGGCTTGTTGATAGTATGCATGCCACTGTGTTTAAAGGCGCAAGTAGTCACACCTGCCAATATTGCTGCACAACTGCATTATGGTTTTCTAATAGCTCACCGTCCCTCTATGGCGCATATGCAAGAAGAGCACAGCAAAGGCCTTGAGCTTTCCTTTACTTTAAACACGAGTGGAAACAAGCCCTGGCAGCGTCTTTATGGTTTTCCGGAAATTGGAGTTAGTTACATTGTTTTATCAACAGGAAGTAAGGAACATTTGGGCAATGCACATGCCCTTTATCCTTTTATTAATTTTGGAATTATCAAAAACAAAAACTATAAACTGTGCTGGCGTTTGGGTTATGGCTTCGGATATATTGAGAAAACTTTTTCGGAAAAGGACAATTATAAAAATAACGCCATTGGCTCGCACCTTAACGCTGGCGTTAATGTAAGAATTAAACAGGATATAACACTTAGCCGCAATTGCTTTTTAACTACCGATGTTGGAATAAGTCATTGGAGCAATGGCAGTGTAAGAACTCCTAACCTGGGAATAAATATAGCCACAGCCAGTGTTGGATTTCGCTATCAGTTTGGTAAATTTGTTCTGGATACAATAACACGACCTTATTCGCAAAATAAAAAGGGAATAAGCATACTGATAGGCGGTTTTCCAAAAGAGGTGTATCCGGCAGGCAATCGTAGATTTTTTGCTGCAACCTTAAATACAAGTTATGAATTTGGAAAAAAGCTAAAGCATAAATGGGCAGTGGGTGCTGATTATATGTACGACAATTCGTTGGCCTACCGACTTACAAATAGTCAACCTGAATTGGGTATGATGGAGGCCAACTCACGCATAGGTATACACGCTGCTTATATTCAGCGTTTTGATAAAATGGAAATTTGGCTGCAACAAGGTTATTATCTCTACAATAAAATGGAAGAAGACAGCAAAAACTTATTTCAAATTTATGGCTTGCGTTATTACGTGTATCAAAAATGGTTTGCGGCAGTGAATCTAAAAACGCATTTCGCCAAAGCAGATTATATCGAATTAGGTATTGGTAAAAAAATAGAATGGTAA